The window CACGGGTCCGCCTCGGGGACGACATTCCCGGGCCATGCGAGTCGACCTGTGCTACCTTGGCTGGCGTTGCAGTTTTGGTTCCCAGAGACTTCGAGTGCTCTATCGACCTTCGTCGACGAGCACTCTTTTTAGTTTCCGAGGGTTTTCGGATCTCTCCGAGGGTGATCATTTCGGCGACTCCGAGTCCGTAAAGTGCGGATCTCGGGTACTGCCCCTCATAGGGAGATTCATCATGGCAACCGGCACCGTGAAGTGGTTCAACTCGGAAAAGGGCTTCGGCTTCATCGAGCAGGAGGGTGGCGGCCCGGACGTCTTCGCCCACTACTCGAACATCGCCACCTCCGGCTTCCGTGAGCTTCAGGAAGGCCAGAAGGTGACCTTCGACGTCACGCAGGGCCAGAAGGGCCCGCAGGCCGAGAACATCGTTCCCGCCTGACGCTGACGCGTTCGACGTGACCGGGGCCCGCACCCTTGTGGTGCGGGCCCTGGCACGTTTCATTTCATACCCGGCTCAGTCTTGCGAATCCTGGTGCGGCCCCACAGAGGCTGTCTGACCTCCGGAATTCCCCGATACGTGCCGCATCGAGGAAGGATCCCCTTGGATCGCACCGCTCGCAAGAACAACGGTTCGTCCCACTCCCGCAGGGCGGGGGGCGGCGGCCGGAACAATTCCTCCCGTTCGGCGGGAGCGGGCCGCGGCGGCAACCGGCGCCGCCCGGCGCCCGGCGGCGAATTCGCGCCGCCCGCCACCGTCACCCCGGCCCTGCCCGCCGTCGAGGCGTTCGCCGACCTCGACCTGCCCGAGCGGCTGCTGGCCGCGCTGAAGGGCGAGGGCGTGATGGAGCCGTTCCCCATCCAGGCGGCGACGCTGCCGAACTCGCTGGCCGGACGTGACGTCCTGGGCCGCGGGCGCACGGGGTCGGGCAAGACCCTCGCCTTCGGCCTCGCCGTGCTGGCCCGTATCGACGGACAGCGCGCCGAGCCCAAGCAGCCGGTGGCACTCGTCCTCGTGCCCACCAGGGAACTGGCCCAGCAGGTCACCGACGCGCTCACGCCCTACGCCCGCGCGCTGCGGCTGCGGCTCGCCACGGTGGTCGGCGGGATGTCGATCGGCCGGCAGGCGAGCGCGCTGCGCGCCGGTGCCGAGGTCGTCGTCGCGACGCCCGGGCGGCTCAAGGACCTCATAGACCGTGGCGACTGCCGGCTGGACCGGGTCTCGGTCACCGTCCTGGACGAGGCCGACCAGATGACCGACATGGGCTTCATGCCGCAGGTGACGGCCCTGCTCGACCAGGTGCGTCCCGACGGGCAGCGGCTGCTGTTCTCGGCCACGCTGGACCGCAATGTCGACCGTCTGGTGCGGACGTACCTCCACGACCCGGTGGTCCACTCGGTCGACCCGTCCGCGGGCGCGGTCACCACGATGGAGCATCACCTGCTGCACGTGGAGGACGACGACAAGCACGCCACCACGACGGAGATCGCCGCCCGCGACGGGCGCGTGATCATGTTCCTGGACACCAAGCACGCCGCCGACCGGCTGGCCAAGAAGCTGCTCGCCGTCGGGGTGCGCGCCTCGGCCCTGCACGGCGGGAAGTCCCAGTCCCAGCGGACCCGGACCCTGGCCCGGTTCAAGGACGGCGAGGTCACGGTCCTGGTGGCCACCAACGTCGCCGCCCGCGGCATCCACGTCGACAACCTCGACCTCGTCGTCAACGTGGACCCGCCCGGCGACCACAAGGACTATCTGCACCGGGGCGGCCGTACCGCCCGGGCCGGCGAGTCGGGCACCGTCGTCACGCTGGTCCTGCCGCACCAGCGGCGCGAGACGGCCCGGCTGATGGCTGACGCCGGCATCACGCCGCAGGTCACCCGGGTCCGCTCGGGCGCGGCCGAACTGAACCGCATCACCGGCGCCCAGGCGCCGTCGGGCGTACCGGTCGTCCTCGCCCCGCCGCCCGCCGAGAACCGCCCCGCCCGCACGGGCACGGCCTCGCGCGCCCGGCGCAACAGGCCCTCCCGGGGGCGCCGCCGCTGAACCACCGACGGGGCGGCCCGGAGCGCGATCCGCGCTCCGGGCCGCCCCGTTCGTGTGTCCACGTGTCGCTACGGGTCGCTGCGCGCCGGGCGAGTGGAGCGGTCGGGCCCGCGACCGCCGGGCCGGACGCCCTCGGGCACGCCCAGTCGCTCCACTCGCCCGGGGCGGACACGCCTCGACGGGCCCTATGCGTCGCCCCGCACCGGAGACAACCGCACCACCGTCCCCTCCCCGTTCGCGGACAGCAGCAGGGAACCGTCCGGGGCGGCGGCGAGGCCCGCGAAGCGGTGGGCCAGGCCCGGGAGTTGGTGGGTGAAGAGGGCGGGGGTCGAGCGGGGGGCGGTGCCCGGCGGGAGGCCGACCGGGAGGGATTCGGCCTCGACGCGAGCCGTGCCCGTCGTCGGGGAGATCGACCACAGGCGGCGGTGTTCGGTGTCCACGGTGAAGAGTTCGCCGGCGTGGAAGGCGAGGCCCTGCGGGGCGCCGAGGTTCTCAGCAACCGGAACCGCCTCACCGTCCTCGTCGAGGCGCAGGACCGCTCCCCTCCGGTCGTCGCTGACGTAGCAGCGCTGCTCGGCGTCGAAGGTCACGTCCACGGGGTGGTCGAGGCCCTCGGCGAGGACGGCGACCGTGTCGGTCGCGTCGATGGCGAGGACCCGGCCCGCGCCCGTCTCGGCGACGACCAGGGCGCCGTCGGCCCGGGTCGCGATGCCCTGGGGCTGGTTCAGGCCGTTCGCGCGGAGTCGGGTCGTGCCGGTGGCGGGGTCGTAGGTCTGGACGGTGCCGAACTGCGAGGTGGTGTGCAGGAGTTCGCCGTCGGCCGTGATGCCGTGGAAGAAGGGCTGGAGGATCTCCGTGGCGACATCGCCCGAGCCGCTCTCGTCGGGGTGGTCCGGGCGGGCCAGCCGGTAGTGGTCGGCCGCGTACACCCTGCCGCCGAGGTCGATCGTCACGCCGTAGGGCCCGTCCAGGCCCCGGGGCACGATCGGGCGGGTACGGCCGTCAGGCTCCAGTTCCGTGATGCCGCCGCTGGCGAAGCTGGAGACGAACATACGGTTCTCCGCGTCGAACGCGGCGTTGTCCAGGCCCGTCACCCCGCTGGTGACCAGCGAGCGCGTGCCCGTGCCGTGCAGGTCGACGCGGGTGACGATGCCCTCGGGGCCGCGCGAGAGGACGTGGAGGACGCCGCCCAGGTCGAAGCGGACCGCAACCGGGTCGTGGACGTCCTCGGCGACCACCTCGGGCACCCCGCCGTCCGGGGGGATGCGCCAGACCTGTCTGCTGATCATGTGCGGGTAGTAGAGGCAGCCGTCCGGGCCGAGCTGCATCGCGTTGCCGAAGGCCAGCCCGTCGGTGAGGACGACCGGGTCGCCGCCGTCGGGGAAGAGCTCCAGCAGCCGGCCGTTCATCTTCATCTCGTTGACGAAGAGCCGGTCGCCGACGCAGGTGATGCCGTTGGGGACCTGCACCTCCTCGGAGACGAGGCTGTACTCCCCCTCCGGGCCGCGGCGCCAGACCCGGCCGGGGACCAGGTCGGCGATGTACATCGAGCCGTCCGCCCCGAAGGCCAGGTCGTCGGGCGACTCGACGGGGCTGTCCATCGGGACGACGACCTCGACGTCCCCGGTCGCCGGGTCCACGGCGCTGATCTTCCCGGCGAGGAACTGGGCGACGTACAGCCGCCCGTCCGGGCCGAACGCCACGCCGTTGGAACCCCACAGCGGGTTCGGTGAGTTGAGGCGCGTGGCCTGTCGGCCGGGACTGCGCAGCTCACTCGCGTCGTACCTGCTCGGACCGCCCGTCACGACCCCAGCACCTCGTCCATGCCGCCCTCCGCGCGCCAGCGTCTGATCAGCTCGTAGAACGCAACCGGGCCGTCGCCGTAGGACTCGCTGCGCGGCCTGGGCATGCCCTCGGCGTTGTAGTAGCCGGGGGTGCACTCGGACTGGAAGGCGTACAGGTCCGCCGACTTCTGCCGGATCGTGTCGCCCCAGTCGGCCTCCGCCTCGGCCGACGGCTCCACGCACGGCGCCTGGCGCTTCACCGCCTCGGCGATCACCTCGGCGACATGGGTGGCCTGTTCGTCCAGGACGTGCACGTAGTTCACGGAGCTGGCGCTCTGCACGGAGCCGAGCATGAACAGGTTGGGGAAACCCCGGCTGTAGAAGCCGTGCAGGGTGCGCGGGCCGGTCTTCCGCCAGGAGTCCAGCAGGGCGGTGCCGTCCCTGCCGTACGCGGGGAGCTGCCCGGACAGCAGCCCGGAGACGCCGACCTCGAAGCCGGTGCCGAAGACGACGCAGTCGACCTCGTACTCCACCCCGCCCACCACGACGGAGTGCTCGGTGAAGCGCTCGACGCCGCCGTGGTCGGCCGTGTCGACGAGGGTGACGTTCGGCCGGTTGAAGGTCTCCAGGTACAGGTCGCTGAAGGTGGGCCGCTTGCACATGTAGCGGTACCAGGGCTTGAGCTTCTCGGCCGTCGCCGGGTCCTCGACGACGCTCTCCACCCGGGCCCGCAGCTCGTTCATCTTCTGGAAGTCGGCGATCTCCTCCAGACGCTCGCGCTCCTCGGGCGTGAGGGCGTCGTAGTTGTTGGTCGGGATG of the Streptomyces koelreuteriae genome contains:
- a CDS encoding cold-shock protein, whose protein sequence is MATGTVKWFNSEKGFGFIEQEGGGPDVFAHYSNIATSGFRELQEGQKVTFDVTQGQKGPQAENIVPA
- a CDS encoding DEAD/DEAH box helicase, with product MDRTARKNNGSSHSRRAGGGGRNNSSRSAGAGRGGNRRRPAPGGEFAPPATVTPALPAVEAFADLDLPERLLAALKGEGVMEPFPIQAATLPNSLAGRDVLGRGRTGSGKTLAFGLAVLARIDGQRAEPKQPVALVLVPTRELAQQVTDALTPYARALRLRLATVVGGMSIGRQASALRAGAEVVVATPGRLKDLIDRGDCRLDRVSVTVLDEADQMTDMGFMPQVTALLDQVRPDGQRLLFSATLDRNVDRLVRTYLHDPVVHSVDPSAGAVTTMEHHLLHVEDDDKHATTTEIAARDGRVIMFLDTKHAADRLAKKLLAVGVRASALHGGKSQSQRTRTLARFKDGEVTVLVATNVAARGIHVDNLDLVVNVDPPGDHKDYLHRGGRTARAGESGTVVTLVLPHQRRETARLMADAGITPQVTRVRSGAAELNRITGAQAPSGVPVVLAPPPAENRPARTGTASRARRNRPSRGRRR
- a CDS encoding NHL repeat-containing protein, which gives rise to MTGGPSRYDASELRSPGRQATRLNSPNPLWGSNGVAFGPDGRLYVAQFLAGKISAVDPATGDVEVVVPMDSPVESPDDLAFGADGSMYIADLVPGRVWRRGPEGEYSLVSEEVQVPNGITCVGDRLFVNEMKMNGRLLELFPDGGDPVVLTDGLAFGNAMQLGPDGCLYYPHMISRQVWRIPPDGGVPEVVAEDVHDPVAVRFDLGGVLHVLSRGPEGIVTRVDLHGTGTRSLVTSGVTGLDNAAFDAENRMFVSSFASGGITELEPDGRTRPIVPRGLDGPYGVTIDLGGRVYAADHYRLARPDHPDESGSGDVATEILQPFFHGITADGELLHTTSQFGTVQTYDPATGTTRLRANGLNQPQGIATRADGALVVAETGAGRVLAIDATDTVAVLAEGLDHPVDVTFDAEQRCYVSDDRRGAVLRLDEDGEAVPVAENLGAPQGLAFHAGELFTVDTEHRRLWSISPTTGTARVEAESLPVGLPPGTAPRSTPALFTHQLPGLAHRFAGLAAAPDGSLLLSANGEGTVVRLSPVRGDA